Part of the Ziziphus jujuba cultivar Dongzao chromosome 8, ASM3175591v1 genome is shown below.
ATCATGAAGCTTCTCCCAACCAAGATTATGGCTCTGCCTCTGGCCGTCTGCAgagtatatatatttctctagCGACCCATTTGGTAAGAACTCATAAACCAGAGCTCTTTTTACCCCATCAGCAAGGAGCCAGCCAAACGAGCCACATTCACATGGTGGATTCTCCCCATTGATCTAACTTCATTAATAAACTCGTCTCCATTGCCCTTGAAATTGTTGAGGAGCTTAACGGCTACAATAACCTCATTCGAAGGCATTTCTTTGAAGACGGTTCCATAACCTCCTTCGCCCAATTAATCCTTGAATTAATTTGTTATCCTCTTAATATCAGCACAAGAATATCTTGTAGCCTTTAGACCTTTGTAATCCAACGAGAACCTCTCAATCttgatttgattttcttttttcggtTTTATTGGAGTAACGAAACCGGCATGTGTCAATGGCGATTAGTAAAAGAAGGAAAGAACCTAGGATAGTTATACctgcatataaaataataataataataacgataagaATTATACTCTCctcttcttatatatatatatatatatatatacgtaaggtgaaagagaaaagaatataTGACTGTCATGAGTAGACAACTTATATGTACCTGTTACCACTTGCTTTCTTGATCCTGTTTCTCTACCTGTCAAAAGACAATTAATAATGGTAGGTCTCAAGCTTATGGTGAATGAATAAATGCAAAAGTTGTACTTAAGCCAGGGTAGCAAAAAGATGAGTGAATAAATGGTTCAAATTCTTTCAAATCCCCGATCAAGTGGAAAGAAATAATTAGTGAGATTGAGTTACACACACCTTTATTTTCGTTGGTGGGGATGAAGACACAATGAGTAGTAGGACTACTGCTCTCTCTGCAATTATTAGCACTTGTATCTGCCAATCTACATTCCCAGCCTTCCGCTGTACACTTGGCGCACATAGGTTTTGACCATTTTTGATAGACCTTATTCATTCCATGTGATAATTCAAAAGCAAGCCGTCGTGTGTCATACATCTTCTTGCAAGAGATGAGAGGTAGAAATATGATGCGATGTTGGAAACAATTCCTACAACTTGGTAGCCATGGCTGCTTAAGTTTTCATTAAACAGGATTTTAtattatctattatttattatttatttaataattttatattgttcattttcattatatacatatatatatatatatatatatatttgttatctataaatttatgtttgtagttatcaatttttcaattatatcaTTATCCATCATACAAAAAtaaaccattatatatatatatatatatgtatatgttttaatgtgtattttttaatttatttttacaaaattgattGGAACTTACCACatacattattaattatcaataaaacaaaatatttattatcaaagtttaactcaaaaagttaaaaaaaaattatatttaaaataaaaaataagatttaatttaaaaaaaaaaattattagcagTATTCGATAAAGGCTTTTACAATTAGACGGCCCTAAGGCACAGTGCTCCGGTTGCCCACTTTTAGCCAGAAAGGGAACCTGATTGTTGGCCCATTGTCTTTGCATCTTATTGGCTTACACACATCATCTAGGCCTGCAATACCTacattcatcatcatcattgagaagggaaaaacagagaaaaacagGACGCTGGTCATGGTGTTACTATTATCTATCCTTCCCATTTTCAATATAATCTCAAAAATGAATGCTCCGTCTGAACCCCACACAAACATTATTGGAAAGGGAGGGGAGGATTTTCCATTAGTTGAATTTtctgatcattttttttctcctagTGGAAGTtgaactttaattaattagactAATGGGTGAGAACTTTCGTCAGTGGAATTTATACGATATCTAATTGCTTTGGTCTCAATCCTTCAACTACCAACACCACACCTTTCTAAATCAACATGAAAAGCAACTAGTAATAACATGGCAATTGTGCTAATTAGTTGACTTAGAAAAGTTTTTCAGTTGACTGACTGACTGACTTAAGAAAGATAGGTCAATTTGGATTTTGGCCCTGGTTCTTGCTCTCTGCTTTGAAGCTTGTATTGCAAAGAAGAAACGCAAGGAGTGTAATTCCTCATGTGGAAATATCCATAGCCATAGACATGAATTGGCATGCGAGAATAACAGAACCATTTTGTACCTCTCTTTCCTCAATCTCAAATATTATGTCCTCAATATTCATATCCTTATCCTGTGGACGACTACGTGAAGCCAACCGAGGAGCTCGATGACAAATATTATGTCTCAAAAGGCCCCTTTCTTTTCTCAATCTCAAATATTATGTCTTCCCTTTTTTATTGTGGCTACAAATTTCGTATTGACATATATCTGAAACGAAAtgtaaacccaaaaaaaaaaacagaaaaaaaaaacgctATTATAAACAAATAGGGAACAAACACAGAGGATTCAGGTCCATGATGTGCACGTTTTGAGCTGATTCCCAAAGGTACCAAAACCAAACTATATTACGATCAAAGCTAAACATCAGATAGATTTCACAATGTAAATGTTCAAAAACCATGCCATAagtataaaagataaaatttgagaaaatcTGTACTCTTGTATCGAATACTGAATTGGTACATATAGAGGACTCAAGTTACAAAAGATAAGACTAACAAGTCTACACATATTTATCTACAAGTAACAGAAGATTACAACAGATGACAATAACAACACTTGATATAAACACTGTGTCTCATTATTGAGTCGGCATGTATTTGGTGTTCGAGGACAGTACAGATACACTTAAGAAGTTCAAAAACTTAATGatacttttaaaagttttacaaaaagaaaataactgcATATGGTTCATTCAATCTGATTCAGAAATAATTTCCAGTGCAGAGTGCATTGGTCTCTTAAGCGCGGTGGAGCTCCGCTTTGATGAATCTGCAGAAGCAAATGGATTCGGGGGCATCACCAAATCATTTTCATCTCCTTCCAACATCCGAACAACTTTGTTCATTGAAGGACGATTAACTGGGTACCACTGGATGCACCAAAGCCCCACAATAATGAGTTTCTTGATTATCTTGAATTGTCCTTCTTCTACAATTCCCATTCCAGGGTCTTCCTCTTTATTCAAATGCTTATAAACCCATTCTGGATAGTACACTTGACTTGTGTTGTCTACATTGACATCAATGTTCTTCCTTCCTCCAACAATTTCAAGCAGCAACATCCCAAAACTATAAACATCGGATTTATGTGACACATTCCCGAAATTCCTAGATAGCACTTCAGGTGCAATGTAACCCATGGTCCCTCTAGCTGCAGTCATTGAAACAGCACTCTGTTCCTTAGAACACAACTTTGCCGTACCAAAATCGGAGATTTTGGGAATGAAGTTCTGGTCTAACAAGACATTATGGGGTTTGATATCGAGATGGATAATTCGTTGATCGCATCCTTGATGAAGATAATCAATCCCCTTGGCTATGCCTAGAGCTATATCTTGAAGCTTGTCATAACCAAGACTATGGCTCTGCCTCTGCCCCAGGCCATCAGCAgagaatatatatttctctAGTGATCCATTTGATAAGAACTCATAAACCAGAGCTCTTTGTTCCCCATCGGCACAGAAGCCAACCAAACGAGCCACATTAACATGGTGGATTGTCCCCATTGATCCCACCTCATTGATAAACTCGTCCCCATGACCCTTGAAATTGTTGAGGATCTTAACGGCTACAATGACATCATTGGAAATTCTTCCTTTGAAGACAGTACCATAGCCTCCTTGGCCAAGTTTTTCTTTGAATTGATTTGTTATCCTCTTAATATCAGCGTAGGAGTATCTAGTGGGCTTCAAATCCCTGTAATCCTGCAAGAACTTCTCGATCTTTTGccgattttctttttctattttattggtGCTATGAAGCCTGTAGATTCCAATGCCGACTAGTACAAGAAGGAAGGAACATAGAATAATTCctgcaatatatataaatcaacgAAGTATATATCATACCCCAAAGTGAAAACAAAACAATCATTTCATCATCTTTAAAATAACCGTATgtgcacaaaatatataaatgagttTGAGTGGACAACTAGGTGTACCTGTAATCACAAGCTTTCTTGATTTGCCTATGACAAACAAAATGATTAGTTCTTGGTGTTATTGACAGTACGCAGTCGTAAAAATACAAATAGTACGTCTGGATTTATGTAGTTAGTGATAATTTTCAGCTATCAATGATAGCTGAAAtagccttatatatatatatatatatatatatgttccatGAACGCGAATCACTTGCTATATAATTTGGATATTAATTGGGTGATCTGCAGCAAAATAAGTTCACTTTAATTGGTACCTATgcaggtttttttattttattttaattttttaagagagTACTGTACAATATGGAGTTTAGAAATAGAATATAATCAACTAGCTAGGATAGAAAAATCACATACTTTAGTAAAAATATACAAGTTTCTAAAGCATCAACatgttattaatatattaatattatatgttcTGTTCCTAAAATTTTAAGACCCCCTGTTATTacactcccaaaaaaaaaaaaaaaaaaaaaggtgcgtAGTAATTTCTGTTTtgggtaaaattttattttcaatctttGGGTAGGTTCTCTGGCGAAAGAATGAATGGGAAAAAGATGGAGGCGAAGAATGAGATACCAAGTCTGAGTGAATTAATTGTTGTTTTTAAAAAGGCAATTGTCTGGTAATGTGAAAATTAATGATTGCAGTTCAAAAATTAAGTTATAAGAACTGAAAATATTTAACAcacaaactaaaataatatttaacatacaaattagattaaaaattacCTGCAGATGTACTATGCTTGGGAATGTAGAGACATTTGGTTTGAGTTGCTAGGCTGCTATTTCTATCCAAAACACATTCCATGCCTTGCGCTTCACACTTTGCGCACATTGGCTTGGACCATTCTAAACTAGTAGgaatattttgattataatcGTATATTATGAAGTCAGGAACCGACGGAATGTCAAGCATCTTCTTGCAAGAGGAAAGTTCCCAATATGATGTTTCAGTCTTATATGGTTTTGCTATGATTTTGTAGTCATGGTTGCTTAAGCAAGAGATCAGGCCATAATAGTAATCATAACCAGACGAACAATTGAAGATGATGAAAGACTCCAATTCATAGATGAATGGAAATTGGAACGGAGAAGCAGAAAtattgaggtttaaaatctgTCTTAGGAAGCACATATTTGGATCATATACTTGAATCTGCTGATTTTTGTAGTTGATATTCTTCACTAACAACTTTACTGATCTAGGTAGCTCCAACACCGTACTGTTCTCCTTGTCGGCGGTGCAGGAAAGCTCAAAGCCCGGATAGCCACAGTGGGTTGGCTGCCGATCTCTTAGCCGGAATGGGAATCTGATAACTGGTCCATTGTGTTTGCATCTTATCGGCTTGCATTCATCATCTGGGCCTGCTGGGCCTGCACCATCTGTCTTTCCACTAATGgtaaacaagaagaagaagaagataaacaacaaattttggAAAGTGGGTACGCCcatgaaaatattcatttgggaaaaaataaaaataaaaataaaaataaaaatgctccTATTTCTCAATTCTAGGATATTATAAGGATTTTCCCCCACGTCGTAGAATTgtaagatatttattttatttttatatttgttttccaataacagttataattttattttataatttttcttcgaCATAGACGttgtgggggaaaaaaagatggtcattaaaaataaaattaggattGGTCTTTAGaagtagtttttttattttttattttatttttgtatatgttaataccaaatatatagaggtcaaaattttttttttttttggggggggggggaaggtcCAAAACAAAAGATAATTCATGATAcaataaaaaggataaaaaaatggATCTTAATCttctatcttctttttcttatctaCATTCTGATCCATTGTTTACTAGTCAGGTATAAACACAATAGAAAAATGGAGATAAAAATCTCCATATAAAATCATTCCATTTGCAGTTTCATGGAAGCTTGTCGATGCCCCATATTGACCGGCAACGACTACGACTAATCTCACTCGAGGTTTGGTTTATTCGAATATAGAATTATTATGAAATGGAAAGGTAGGTGTTGATTAGATGATGCTTGAAGTAGTAAACTACTTAGACTATTCTATGAGAGGATTTCTAATTGTTctatccattattattatttttttgttatataataaaaatagagttattcaaaaaaacaaaaatgtctcTAATAGATTTGTGCAAAGGCTTTGTCAAGTTAATGTGGTAAAAGAACAATAAATACTGTTAAGATAATTGTCTACTAGTGGAGTGTAGCAAATAGTTAATAACatgcttataaaaaaaaaattattaaaaacaatctttataaaaaatatatattttcaaaagaagaaaaataattaaaacatcaTTAATTAATGGCGAATTAGAGAAAATCATTAGAGAGTAGTGTCTATTAAATAGACATCTCATCGGTAGGAAGCCCTTCAACAACATCTATTCCACATTTCATGAGTAGGAGGCCTTTCAACAATATCTATATCACATGGATAATAATTTACAGAGCTATTgaatatgttataatttattctTCTATAAAAATCTTTTTAGTAAAAAGAAGAACACTATAATGACCATTTAATTTACCAGATTATCTACTAAGTATGTACATATAATTATTCGatagaaataaatataactaaatataaatcaatcaaataatatatatatatatatatatttggtaaagtAGATGGTGacctctattattattattctggtGGAAATTTTTGTACTGGCATTTCAGTCTCAAACTCTTTTATTACTGATATTAATATATGATCTTGAGTTAAAAAACAACATTAGTTTCCATACTAATTGGCCAAAAAATCACAcaaatttatatgcatattgCAGGTACTAGGATTTAAAACGGTAAAGGATTTCTAAGGACTTGTGGAAATGAACTATTATGTGATTCCTATGTGTCAATCTACCAAAACTAATTAATGacacatcaattaaatattttttattattatttttttaaaataaaatctaactAGTGGAATAACAATCCATACAATTTTTGTGAAGATTTGTAAGTAATTATTATTGGTGGTTGATTCAACTTTCTAAAAGttgattaaattgtttttttcctaGCTATTGACATATCATATCACTATTCATACCTCTCTCGTGAGGCCAATACCATATCAAAATGGTATAGATACGtgttcgtgtatatatatatatatatatatatatccaccaGCATTTATAATATTCAAAAGTGAAGTTAGTTTGTCAATATCGCTCGGAAAATTCAACCTTTCATGGTTCAAACACGCatatcctttctttctttcgaGTTAAAATTCTCGGAAAAAGGACACCAGACgacaaaaaaaagagagagcagTTGGTCAAGAAAGAGTGAAAGACTAAGAAATTtaggaaataataaaagaaagaaaatgaagtaGGTGTGGTCCAATTAATGGGGTTGCTATTAACATAAATAAGGTGTCGGGTTGTCGGTGGTCTCTTTCCGTTGGGATAGTGCCTAGCCTGGAGCGGAAGAGAATGAGGGGTAATTAGGAAAAActgagaaaattaaattattttacgaaattaataaattccacaaataaATAGAAGGTTTTTTACAGTCTAGTTTTCAAGAAAAGACTTTGTAcactaacaataataaatatcattcaaatttgatatataaacaCCGAACCTGAGGAACATATTATTGTTCATGTGCTATTGAGCGAGAGATCATTCTCCGATGATGATAATGCCGAGGGAAAATAATGTTGTTGCATTAATGTTCGGGATTTTGGCCCTCAGTACTCTTGGTTTCTACCTTGAAGCTTCAGTTGCAGAGGCAAAAAACAAGGCTCAGTGCTTGCCTTCTTCTTGTGGAAATATCGGTAACATCAGCTTCCCTTTCCGACTGAAAGACGTCGACCCTCCTTATTGTGGAGACAAAAGATTCGAGCTCTCATGCGAGAATAATCGCACCACTTTGTACTTGAATAATAATTCTCATAAGTTTTATGTCCTAAACATTTCTTATGGAGAAGCATGTTATTATTCTTCACTCCAAGTGATAGACGCAAATCTAGACGGAAATATGTGTTATTTTCCTCTCAATCCTATTCAGTTGCCTCGTTACTATCTTAGTGATTTTAACTATATTACAATTGTGAATTGTAGGGAACCAGCAGTTaactcatctatatatatagatgcatcCCCTTGCATCAATTTCAATTCCTCCTCCTCTTCTAATTCCCCCAAATCCTACTTTTATGTGTTATCTTCCGATTCATTGGTAGCCGATATTAATTGGGACTCGTGCTACGTCCAAGTTTCGTATCCTGCTACAGAATTTGATACTACTGGCAAGACTATTGTTGAAATTTGTCAACAATATTTATTCATGGGCTTTACATTTCATACTTCCGAATACGGTTGCGGTTTGCACTCTTTGACATGGAAACAGAGGTAACAACTTCTGAAATACgcctatatatatacaaacaggtttttattttttatttttttatttctatttatttatttattttatttgtgatgtttacttaatattttgaaaacaaggACTGGCCGTTTAATTTcagtatttggtaaataaattctCTTCGTTTGTATATTTACTTAATTGATGTTGTCTGTATTTGGTTGAATAATACGCAGGATTGAGATATTTTTCATCAATCTGTTGATGTTTTTCGTCTATCTGTGGTCTAACCATAGAAGTAAGAATTTTTGGACTTAAATATTCATTTGTTATCAATTCATCTAACTGTAGTCTCAAGAATGTTGATGAGTTTGTTCATCTTTGCATACTTCTTGATAGGGACAGTGATTGGTTCCGCTATATTCTTAGGTAAGGCAAATTTGATTTCTGTTTGTCTATTAAAAtttcatccatatatatatatatattgctgagATTAAAACGTCCATTTAGCCATGACATATGCGAAGTACTGCTTATAAGTCCGTGGCTATATAACTAATATCCCTACAAACATTACATTTATGCAACTGTGTAAAGCCAGTTAGTATAATTAATTGCGTAATTAAAGTGAGACAGATTAATAAAAATCTTTAGTGCCACATCCATGTATTATTTATCTACCTTGATGTGTTCTATACACgcaacaatttattttttttggtgtctttttttttttttttctttttttttgtgtgtgtaggAGCAATAATTGTTGGAAGAACATTATTAGGCTTTTTGTGTCTATTTGCACTTTGCAAGCGCAGATTGAGACAGAGGCATTTATCTGGGGATGATACAATTGAAGAATTTCTTCAAAGTCAAACTAATTTGATGCCTATAAGGTACTCCTACTCACAAATTAAACAAATGACTAAAGTATTCACAAGCAAATTAGGTCAAGGGGGCTATGGCGCAGTGTACAAAGGAAAGCTCCGAAGTGGTCATCCTGTTGCCATAAAAGTGTTGAATATGTCAAAAGCCAAGGGGCAAGATTTTATCAATGAAGTTGCCACCATCGGAAGGATTCATCATGTTAATGTGGTGCGACttattggattttgttttgATGGTTCAAAACAAGCTCTTGTATATGAGTTCATGCCAAATGGATCTTTGGATAATCTTATCTTTTCTAATAAAGAAAAGAGTGTACAATTAAGTTGGAAGACAATGTATGACATAGCAATTGGAGTTGCTCGAGGAATTGAATACTTACATCGAGGGTGTGACATGCAAATTCTTCACTTTGATATCAAGCCACATAATATTCTTCTTGATCAAAATTTTGTCCCTAAAGTTTCAGATTTTGGGCTTGCCAAATTGTTTCCAGTAGATGATAGTATTGTATCTATCACTGCAGCAAGAGGAACAATGGGATATATTGCCCCAGAGTTATTCTATAAAAACATTGGTGGTATCTCATATAAGGCGGATGTGTATAGTTTTGGAATGATGTTGATGGAAATTgtgggaagaagaaagaatctGAATGCATTCACAGAACATTCAAGTAAGATATACTATCCATCATGGATTTATGACCGAATGAATCAAGGACACAACTTGGAGTTGGAAGTTGACACCGAGGCTGAGACACGAATAGTGATGAAGTTGCTTATTGTTGCATTTTGGTGCATACAAATGAAGCCCATGGATCGTCCTTCAATGGGAAAGGTGCTAGAGATGCTAGAAGCAGAAGTTGAGACCCTTCAAATGCCTTCCAACCCATTTTTATATCCTGACGAGATGTCAAATGATGCAAATGACTGAATTGTTCTCGACTGAGCTAGTTCTATTGATATTTACATTCTCAAACATAATGGAATTGATAAAAGGGAAGAAGTATTAGCTTTTATTTGAGatataatttactttttaaaagaaaaaaataaaatcatttacAACAATTACCTTTGCCTCAAAATCTAAAATCCATGAATGTAAATGGCTTATAAACTTTGTCAACCTCACTTGATGGGGTATATTTACTTTTTGATACTTTGTATGTATACAATCTTCCATCAACTTTACTTCCATTCATACTGACATGGGTGAGGTGTCAAGTATTAGCTTTTATGTTGATTTTAGCTGATAATGGATTTTGGTAATAacttagttttattattacataataaagatttattttgtattaattaagtACTATAGtcaaataacaaatttaaagaTAGCAAGGGCTGGGtagttttaataaaataataataaaaaaaaggactgAGTTGTTATTGAActcattaatgttttttttaggACAGAGGCGTTACGCATGTAAGTATTGATCTCTTAAATTTCTATGAACTGTATGCATGTATATAGAGAAATTTTCTTCTTAAAGCTATTTCTAAGTTTACCGTGAGCAGCGACACTGCAATATGTAAATTGCATTGGATGAGATCTCAGTTAAagagtttaaaattaaaaaatttaattggagtTGTGGCAATTCTAATAGAAAAAAGGGCCAAAAGCAAAACCAAAAGCAATATGAAATTCTGACCAGTTAGATGTGGCAATAAAGAGATTCAATCATGATCGACTAGATGTTCCCACTAGTGGACTCACCTCTTGGAAATGTCAAGGTTCGTTTCGTGGCTTTCTTTGTTACTTGTTAATCAAAATTCATTGAAATGGACAGcataagagaaaaaataatttggtcatgatacatttaaaaaaaaaaatttaagatattaaaaaattatgttaatatttaattagtttatatttagttatatttatcaataaccaa
Proteins encoded:
- the LOC107414774 gene encoding rust resistance kinase Lr10 isoform X1, which encodes MNIFMGVPTFQNLLFIFFFFLFTISGKTDGAGPAGPDDECKPIRCKHNGPVIRFPFRLRDRQPTHCGYPGFELSCTADKENSTVLELPRSVKLLVKNINYKNQQIQVYDPNMCFLRQILNLNISASPFQFPFIYELESFIIFNCSSGYDYYYGLISCLSNHDYKIIAKPYKTETSYWELSSCKKMLDIPSVPDFIIYDYNQNIPTSLEWSKPMCAKCEAQGMECVLDRNSSLATQTKCLYIPKHSTSAGKSRKLVITGIILCSFLLVLVGIGIYRLHSTNKIEKENRQKIEKFLQDYRDLKPTRYSYADIKRITNQFKEKLGQGGYGTVFKGRISNDVIVAVKILNNFKGHGDEFINEVGSMGTIHHVNVARLVGFCADGEQRALVYEFLSNGSLEKYIFSADGLGQRQSHSLGYDKLQDIALGIAKGIDYLHQGCDQRIIHLDIKPHNVLLDQNFIPKISDFGTAKLCSKEQSAVSMTAARGTMGYIAPEVLSRNFGNVSHKSDVYSFGMLLLEIVGGRKNIDVNVDNTSQVYYPEWVYKHLNKEEDPGMGIVEEGQFKIIKKLIIVGLWCIQWYPVNRPSMNKVVRMLEGDENDLVMPPNPFASADSSKRSSTALKRPMHSALEIISESD
- the LOC107414774 gene encoding rust resistance kinase Lr10 isoform X2 yields the protein MNIFMGVPTFQNLLFIFFFFLFTISGKTDGAGPAGPDDECKPIRCKHNGPVIRFPFRLRDRQPTHCGYPGFELSCTADKENSTVLELPRSVKLLVKNINYKNQQIQVYDPNMCFLRQILNLNISASPFQFPFIYELESFIIFNCSSGYDYYYGLISCLSNHDYKIIAKPYKTETSYWELSSCKKMLDIPSVPDFIIYDYNQNIPTSLEWSKPMCAKCEAQGMECVLDRNSSLATQTKCLYIPKHSTSAGIILCSFLLVLVGIGIYRLHSTNKIEKENRQKIEKFLQDYRDLKPTRYSYADIKRITNQFKEKLGQGGYGTVFKGRISNDVIVAVKILNNFKGHGDEFINEVGSMGTIHHVNVARLVGFCADGEQRALVYEFLSNGSLEKYIFSADGLGQRQSHSLGYDKLQDIALGIAKGIDYLHQGCDQRIIHLDIKPHNVLLDQNFIPKISDFGTAKLCSKEQSAVSMTAARGTMGYIAPEVLSRNFGNVSHKSDVYSFGMLLLEIVGGRKNIDVNVDNTSQVYYPEWVYKHLNKEEDPGMGIVEEGQFKIIKKLIIVGLWCIQWYPVNRPSMNKVVRMLEGDENDLVMPPNPFASADSSKRSSTALKRPMHSALEIISESD
- the LOC125421477 gene encoding LEAF RUST 10 DISEASE-RESISTANCE LOCUS RECEPTOR-LIKE PROTEIN KINASE-like 2.4 — translated: MMIMPRENNVVALMFGILALSTLGFYLEASVAEAKNKAQCLPSSCGNIGNISFPFRLKDVDPPYCGDKRFELSCENNRTTLYLNNNSHKFYVLNISYGEACYYSSLQVIDANLDGNMCYFPLNPIQLPRYYLSDFNYITIVNCREPAVNSSIYIDASPCINFNSSSSSNSPKSYFYVLSSDSLVADINWDSCYVQVSYPATEFDTTGKTIVEICQQYLFMGFTFHTSEYGCGLHSLTWKQRIEIFFINLLMFFVYLWSNHRRTVIGSAIFLGAIIVGRTLLGFLCLFALCKRRLRQRHLSGDDTIEEFLQSQTNLMPIRYSYSQIKQMTKVFTSKLGQGGYGAVYKGKLRSGHPVAIKVLNMSKAKGQDFINEVATIGRIHHVNVVRLIGFCFDGSKQALVYEFMPNGSLDNLIFSNKEKSVQLSWKTMYDIAIGVARGIEYLHRGCDMQILHFDIKPHNILLDQNFVPKVSDFGLAKLFPVDDSIVSITAARGTMGYIAPELFYKNIGGISYKADVYSFGMMLMEIVGRRKNLNAFTEHSSKIYYPSWIYDRMNQGHNLELEVDTEAETRIVMKLLIVAFWCIQMKPMDRPSMGKVLEMLEAEVETLQMPSNPFLYPDEMSNDAND